In the genome of Dermacentor silvarum isolate Dsil-2018 chromosome 1, BIME_Dsil_1.4, whole genome shotgun sequence, one region contains:
- the LOC125942764 gene encoding uncharacterized protein LOC125942764 produces MQRSPPFPCAYAFKAALHITFDVLDQMVRMSKSEVNKLVREFSTGSENEPMVVERALGHVVSSIDAGNVVVLSRAFYSAYSLLHYKPAQLARGVCLVRSIFVTPGRLIFRPAQCTEMRSPREQYQELPKRTGITSTVIVTKCSFLHSGNSR; encoded by the exons ATGCAGAGGAGTCCGCCGTTTCCCTGTGCCTATGCATTCAAGGCGGCCCTGCACATCACCTTTGATGTCCTCGACCAGATGGTCCGCATGTCCAAGTCGGAAGTCAACAAGCTGGTGCGGGAGTTCTCGACAGGTTCCGAGAACGAGCCAATGGTGGTGGAGCGGGCGctcggccacgttgtgtccaGCATCGATGCAGGCAACGTCGTGGTGCTTTCACGTGCCTTCTATTCCGCCTATAGCCTGTTGCACTATAAACCGGCACAGCTGGCCCGTGGCGTCTGCCTCGTACGGAGCATCTTTGTTACACCAGGCCGGCTTATCTTTCGCCCTGCGCAG TGCACCGAGATGCGCAGTCCACGTGAACAGTACCAGGAACTACCCAAGCGGACTGGCATCACAAGCACTGTCATTGTCACCAAGTGTTCCTTCCTGCACTCGGGCAACTCGCGATAG